One Meles meles chromosome 11, mMelMel3.1 paternal haplotype, whole genome shotgun sequence DNA segment encodes these proteins:
- the RABEPK gene encoding rab9 effector protein with kelch motifs isoform X2, with protein MLQAPPTLRAEPQPGPSLAAAEDTMKLLPVLEPGDKPRKATWYTLTPPGESPCARVGHSCSYLPPVGDAKSGKVFIIGGADPHRSFSDVHILDLGTHRWDLAAVEGLLPRYEHASFAPSCAPHTIWVFGGADQSGNRNCLQVLNSETRTWTVPEVTSPPPSPRTFHTSSAAIGNQLYVFGGGERGAQPVQDVKLHVFDANTMTWSQPETLGKPPSPRHGHVMVAAGTKLFIHGGLAGDRFYDDLHCIDISDMQWQKLSPTGVPPTGCAAHSAVAVGKHLYIFGGMTPTGALDTMYQYHIEKQHWTLLKFDTFLPPGRLDHSMCVVPWPVMCTSEKEDSNSVTLNCDTEKGDSTDKGVTQGGDSHEESQTDVLLCFVFGGMNTEGEIYNDCIVTVVD; from the exons ATGTTGCAGGCCCCGCCCACATTAAGGGCGGAGCCACAACCAGGACCGTCCTTAGCTGCCGCAG AGGACACCATGAAGCTGCTGCCAGTCTTGGAGCCTGGAGACAAGCCCAGGAAAGCAACATG GTACACCTTGACCCCGCCTGGAGAGAGCCCCTGTGCTCGGGTTGGCCACAGCTGTTCTTATTTACCTCCAGTTGGTGACGCCAAGAGTGGGAAGGTCTTCATCATTGGGGGAGCAGATCCACACAGGAGCTTCTCAGATGTGCACATCTTGGACCTGG GAACACACCGGTGGGATTTGGCCGCTGTGGAGGGCCTCTTGCCCCGTTACGAGCATGCCAGCTTCGCTCCCTCTTGTGCACCTCATACCATCTGGGTGTTTGGAGGTGCTGACCAGTCAGGAAATCGCAATTGCCTGCAAGTTCTGAATTCTG AAACGAGGACTTGGACCGTGCCCGAGGTGACCAGTCCTCCGCCATCCCCAAGAACATTCCACACATCCTCTGCAGCCATTGGAAACCAGCTGTATGTCTTTGGGGGCGGAGAGAGAGGCGCCCAGCCCGTGCAGGATGTGAAGCTGCATGTGTTTGACGCAA ACACAATGACCTGGTCACAGCCAGAAACACTTGGAAAACCTCCATCCCCCCGACATGGTCATGTGATGGTAGCCGCAGGGACAAAGCTCTTCATCCATGGAGGCTTGGCAGGGGACAGATTCTATGATGATCTCCATTGCATTGATATAA GTGACATGCAGTGGCAGAAGCTAAGTCCCACTGGGGTACCTCCCACAGGCTGTGCTGCCCACTCAGCTGTGGCTGTGGGGAAACACCTGTATATCTTTGGAGGGATGACTCCCACAGGAGCGCTGGATACAATGTACCAGTATCACATAG AAAAGCAGCATTGGACCTTGCTTAAATTTGATACTTTTCTACCCCCTGGACGACTGGATCATTCCATGTGTGTCGTTCCGTGGCCAGTGATGTGTACTTCTGAGAAGGAAGATTCAAATTCAGTCACTCTAAACTGTGATACTGAGAAAGGGGATTCCACCGACAAAGGAGTGACCCAAGGTGGTGACTCACATGAGGAAAGTCAGACTGACGTGCTGCTCTGTTTTGTGTTCGGCGGGATGAACACAGAAGGGGAAATCTATAATGACTGTATTGTGACTGTAGTTGACTAA
- the RABEPK gene encoding rab9 effector protein with kelch motifs isoform X1, translated as MKLLPVLEPGDKPRKATWYTLTPPGESPCARVGHSCSYLPPVGDAKSGKVFIIGGADPHRSFSDVHILDLGTHRWDLAAVEGLLPRYEHASFAPSCAPHTIWVFGGADQSGNRNCLQVLNSETRTWTVPEVTSPPPSPRTFHTSSAAIGNQLYVFGGGERGAQPVQDVKLHVFDANTMTWSQPETLGKPPSPRHGHVMVAAGTKLFIHGGLAGDRFYDDLHCIDISDMQWQKLSPTGVPPTGCAAHSAVAVGKHLYIFGGMTPTGALDTMYQYHIEKQHWTLLKFDTFLPPGRLDHSMCVVPWPVMCTSEKEDSNSVTLNCDTEKGDSTDKGVTQGGDSHEESQTDVLLCFVFGGMNTEGEIYNDCIVTVVD; from the exons ATGAAGCTGCTGCCAGTCTTGGAGCCTGGAGACAAGCCCAGGAAAGCAACATG GTACACCTTGACCCCGCCTGGAGAGAGCCCCTGTGCTCGGGTTGGCCACAGCTGTTCTTATTTACCTCCAGTTGGTGACGCCAAGAGTGGGAAGGTCTTCATCATTGGGGGAGCAGATCCACACAGGAGCTTCTCAGATGTGCACATCTTGGACCTGG GAACACACCGGTGGGATTTGGCCGCTGTGGAGGGCCTCTTGCCCCGTTACGAGCATGCCAGCTTCGCTCCCTCTTGTGCACCTCATACCATCTGGGTGTTTGGAGGTGCTGACCAGTCAGGAAATCGCAATTGCCTGCAAGTTCTGAATTCTG AAACGAGGACTTGGACCGTGCCCGAGGTGACCAGTCCTCCGCCATCCCCAAGAACATTCCACACATCCTCTGCAGCCATTGGAAACCAGCTGTATGTCTTTGGGGGCGGAGAGAGAGGCGCCCAGCCCGTGCAGGATGTGAAGCTGCATGTGTTTGACGCAA ACACAATGACCTGGTCACAGCCAGAAACACTTGGAAAACCTCCATCCCCCCGACATGGTCATGTGATGGTAGCCGCAGGGACAAAGCTCTTCATCCATGGAGGCTTGGCAGGGGACAGATTCTATGATGATCTCCATTGCATTGATATAA GTGACATGCAGTGGCAGAAGCTAAGTCCCACTGGGGTACCTCCCACAGGCTGTGCTGCCCACTCAGCTGTGGCTGTGGGGAAACACCTGTATATCTTTGGAGGGATGACTCCCACAGGAGCGCTGGATACAATGTACCAGTATCACATAG AAAAGCAGCATTGGACCTTGCTTAAATTTGATACTTTTCTACCCCCTGGACGACTGGATCATTCCATGTGTGTCGTTCCGTGGCCAGTGATGTGTACTTCTGAGAAGGAAGATTCAAATTCAGTCACTCTAAACTGTGATACTGAGAAAGGGGATTCCACCGACAAAGGAGTGACCCAAGGTGGTGACTCACATGAGGAAAGTCAGACTGACGTGCTGCTCTGTTTTGTGTTCGGCGGGATGAACACAGAAGGGGAAATCTATAATGACTGTATTGTGACTGTAGTTGACTAA
- the HSPA5 gene encoding endoplasmic reticulum chaperone BiP, giving the protein MKLSQVAAVLLLLGAARAEEEDKKEDVGTVVGIDLGTTYSCVGVFKNGRVEIIANDQGNRITPSYVAFTPEGERLIGDAAKNQLTSNPENTVFDAKRLIGRTWNDPSVQQDIKFLPFKVVEKKTKPYIQVDIGGGQTKTFAPEEISAMVLTKMKETAEAYLGKKVTHAVVTVPAYFNDAQRQATKDAGTIAGLNVMRIINEPTAAAIAYGLDKREGEKNILVFDLGGGTFDVSLLTIDNGVFEVVATNGDTHLGGEDFDQRVMEHFIKLYKKKTGKDVRKDNRAVQKLRREVEKAKRALSSQHQARIEIESFYEGEDFSETLTRAKFEELNMDLFRSTMKPVQKVLEDSDLKKSDIDEIVLVGGSTRIPKIQQLVKEFFNGKEPSRGINPDEAVAYGAAVQAGVLSGDQDTGDLVLLDVCPLTLGIETVGGVMTKLIPRNTVVPTKKSQIFSTASDNQPTVTIKVYEGERPLTKDNHLLGTFDLTGIPPAPRGVPQIEVTFEIDVNGILRVTAEDKGTGNKNKITITNDQNRLTPEEIERMVNDAEKFAEEDKKLKERIDTRNELESYAYSLKNQIGDKEKLGGKLSSEDKETMEKAVEEKIEWLESHQDADIEDFKAKKKELEEIVQPIISKLYGSAGPPPTGDEEPADKDEL; this is encoded by the exons ATGAAGCTGTCCCAGGTGGCtgcggtgctgctgctgctcggcgCGGCGCGGGCCGAGGAGGAGGACAAGAAGGAGGACGTGGGCACGGTGGTGGGCATCGACCTGGGGACCACCTACTCCTG CGTCGGGGTGTTCAAGAACGGCCGCGTGGAAATCATCGCCAACGATCAGGGCAACCGCATCACGCCGTCTTATGTGGCCTTCACTCCTGAAGGGGAGCGTCTGATCGGCGACGCAGCCAAGAACCAGCTCACTTCCAACCCTGAGAACACGGTCTTCGACGCCAAGCGGCTCATCGGCCGCACGTGGAACGACCCGTCTGTGCAGCAGGACATCAAGTTCCTGCCGTTCAAG GTGGTTGAGAAGAAGACGAAACCATACATTCAAGTTGATATTGGAGGTGGGCAAACAAAGACATTTGCTCCTGAAGAAATTTCTGCCATGGTTCTCACCaaaatgaaggaaactgcagAGGCTTACTTGGGAAAGAAG GTTACCCATGCAGTTGTTACTGTACCAGCCTATTTCAATGATGCCCAACGACAGGCAACCAAAGATGCTGGGACTATTGCTGGATTGAATGTCATGAGGATCATTAATGAGCC tACAGCAGCTGCTATTGCTTATGGCTTGGataagagggaaggggagaagaataTCCTGGTGTTTGACCTGGGTGGTGGAACTTTCGATGTGTCTCTTCTTACCATTGATAATGGTGTCTTCGAAGTCGTGGCTACTAATGGTGATACTCATCTGGGTGGAGAAGACTTTGACCAACGTGTCATGGAACACTTCATCAAACTGTACAAAAAGAAGACTGGCAAAGATGTTAGAAAAGATAACAGAGCTGTGCAGAAACTCCGGCGGGAGGTAGAAAAGGCCAAACGGGCCCTGTCTTCTCAACATCAAGCAAGAATTGAAATTGAGTCTTTCTATGAAGGAGAAGACTTCTCTGAGACTCTGACACGGGCCAAATTTGAAGAGCTAAATATG GACCTCTTCCGTTCTACCATGAAGCCTGTCCAGAAGGTGCTGGAGGATTCTGACTTAAAAAAGTCTGATATTGATGAAATTGTTCTTGTTGGTGGCTCTACTCGAATCCCCAAGATTCAACAACTGGTTAAAGAGTTCTTCAATGGCAAGGAGCCATCCCGTGGCATCAACCCAGATGAGGCTGTAGCATATGGTGCTGCTGTCCAGGCTGGTGTACTCTCTGGTGATCAAGATACAG GTGATCTGGTACTGCTTGATGTATGTCCCCTTACACTTGGTATTGAAACTGTGGGAGGTGTCATGACCAAACTGATTCCAAGGAACACTGTGGTGCCCACCAAGAAGTCTCAGATCTTTTCTACAGCTTCTGATAACCAACCAACTGTTACAATTAAGGTCTATGAAG GTGAACGACCCCTTACAAAAGACAATCACCTTCTGGGAACTTTTGATCTGACTGGAATTCCTCCTGCTCCCCGCGGGGTCCCACAGATTGAAGTCACCTTTGAGATAGATGTGAATGGCATTCTTCGAGTGACAGCTGAAGACAAGGGTACAGGCAACAAAAACAAGATTACAATCACCAATGACCAGAATCGCCTGACACCTGAGGAAATTGAAAGGATGGTTAATGATGCTGAGAAGTTTgctgaggaagacaaaaagctCAAGGAACGCATTGACACCAGAAATGAATTGGAAAGCTATGCCTATTCTCTAAAGAATCAGATTGGAGATAAAGAAAAGCTGGGAGGTAAACTCTCCTCCGAAGATAAGGAGACCATGGAGAAAGCCGTAGAGGAAAAGATTGAATGGCTAGAAAGTCACCAAGATGCTGACATTGAAGATTTCAAAGCTAAAAAGAAGGAACTAGAAGAAATTGTTCAGCCAATTATCAGCAAACTCTATGGAAGTGCAGGCCCTCCCCCAACTGGTGATGAGGAACCAGCAGACAAAGATGAGTTGTAG
- the LOC123953122 gene encoding hypoxanthine-guanine phosphoribosyltransferase-like — MATRSPSIVISDDEPGYDLDLFCIPNHYAQDLEKVFIPHGLIMDRTERLARDVMKEMGSHHIVALCVLKGGYKFFADLLDYIKALNRNSDRSIPMTVDFIRLKSYCNDQSTRDIKVIGGDDLSTLTGKNVLIVEDIIETGKTIQTLLSLVQQYNPKMVKVASLLVKRTPQSIGYRPDFVGFEIPDKFVVGYALDYNEYFRDLNHVCVISESGKAKYKAQDERSENI, encoded by the coding sequence ATGGCAACCCGAAGCCCCAGCATTGTGATTAGTGATGATGAACCAGGTTATGACCTAGATTTATTTTGTATACCTAATCATTACGCTCAGGATTTGGAAAAGGTGTTTATTCCTCATGGATTAATTATGGACAGGACGGAACGGCTTGCGCGAGATGTGATGAAGGAGATGGGAAGCCATCACATCGTAGCCCTCTGTGTGCTCAAGGGGGGATATAAATTCTTTGCCGACCTGCTGGATTACATTAAAGCACTGAACAGAAATAGTGATAGATCCATTCCTATGACTGTAGATTTTATTAGACTGAAAAGCTACTGTAATGACCAGTCAACAAGGGACATAAAAGTCATTGGTGGAGATGATCTTTCAACTTTAACTGGAAAGAATGTCTTGATTGTTGAAGATATAATTGAAACAGGCAAAACAATACAAACCTTGCTTTCCTTGGTCCAGCAGTATAATCCAAAGATGGTCAAGGTTGCAAGTTTGCTGGTGAAAAGGACTCCTCAAAGTATTGGATACAGACCAGACTTTGTTGGATTTGAAATTCCAGACAAGTTTGTTGTAGGATATGCCCTTGACTATAATGAATATTTCAGGGATTTGAATCATGTTTGTGTCATTAGTGAAAGTGGAAAAGCAAAATACAAAGCCCAAGATGAGCGTTCTGAAAACATCTAG